CCAATTCTGTTATGAAGATGTTATCATTGTCCATATCTTTAGTTATCTCGGCTTTAAACTTTAGATCATGAGATCTAAATGAGCGAGCATAGTTTTGATTTTGAGTTACATTTTGTTTAATGTTGTATCATGATTTCTTTATTATCTATGGGATGCGTCACAGGTGATACGCTCGGCAAAATTGCTGGTGAAAAGGCTGGAATTTTCAAGGTGGGCTATAACTCTTTTAcatctaatttttaaatgaacCATTCCTTTTTTTAACGTAGTAATACATCAATGTTTACTCAACTTTCTGGCAAATCACTCTTTTTTCAAGGTGGCTTTAACTCTTTTACAGTTACCAAATTTTCCTTGTTCAAATTTCAGCTCGGAGTTCCAGCTTTCACAGTACCCCAACCTGATGAAGCCATGCGTGTCCTTGAAGAGAAAGCTTCCGAATTAGATGTAACGCCCAATTTCAATTATTGAACCCTATGTTTATTAAATATTGCAGAAAATGTTTATCTGCTGCTTGGTTGACTGTAGTATTTTAGGTGTGTCATTTCTTTTATGATGAAAATTGAGAAATCAAATGCATAGAAGCTTCAACATTCTGTTGACAGGTTGTGAAATTAACTGTAGGTATTTTTAATAAGCTTTGAACATTGTATGGATAGGTGTCTCTGGAAGTGGTGCAACCACTAACCGCAAAGCAGTTAAATGGTCAGAAACTTGGGCTTGATGGGGAGCACCAATACTTCAATGCTCGTCTAGCAGTCTCGCTTGCCTCTACCTGGCTTCAACAAATTGGTAAAATTGAAGTTCCAAGTATGACTCAGATGGTAAACTTCTCTTTCCGTCTTCAGTTAGTTCTCAGTTTATATCTAGGCCTTACTTTCATTTGTGTATTTTCATCTTTTCTCCACATTATTCTTTGGGTTACAGAGTATTCTTCCTGAGAAATTCATCAAAGGGTTAGCTACAGCGAGTTTGCAAGGACGAGCACAGGTTGTCCCTGATCAGTTTATTGAATCTCGAACTTCAGGAGATCTAGTCTTTTATCTGGATGGAGCTCATAGTCCAGAGAGCATGGAAGTATGCGCAAAATGGTTTTCGGATGCGGTTAAGGGAGACAACCGGTCAGAGAGCTCAGGACATTTGGTTAATGGCTCCTCAGGTTCCTCTCATGATAAATCGTCGGTAGAAGAAAACTGCCAGCAGGTAAAATATAACGGGTTTCTTGTTTTGACTTGGATAAGAGCTAATGGGTTAAAAGTATCTTCTTAAATGTCTATACTTGCTTTGCAGATATTGTTGTTCAATTGCATGTCAGTTCGGGATCCAAATCTGCTGCTTCCACATCTAAGGAACACATGTGCAACCCACGGTAAGTTCCTGAGAAGATAGAAATgtagaaacaagaaaaaaaacgttAGCAGAAGAGTTAATATGGATAATTAGAGAAGGCTGAGTAATGGTTGATGTGTAGGTGTGCATTTCAAGAAGGCATTGTTTGTACCAAACATGTCGGTGTATCACAAGGTTGGTACGGCTGCGGATTTGCCAGAGAATGATCCTCAGGTTGACTTGTCATGGCAGATGACACTCCAGAAAGTGTGGGAAAGCCTTGTCAACAGTGAAGATAATGAAAGCAGTGGGAAGAGTGAGGTGTTTACTTCACTGCCAATGGCAATAAAATGGTTAAGGGATAGTGTACATGAGAGTAGCTCAGGCACACGTGTCCAGGTATAAACACCGAACACCCTTGGTAATTGAATATGTGGATGGCTCTTTGGCTCTAAGGactgtgtttgtgtgtgtgcaGGTTCTTGTAACTGGTTCGTTACACCTTGTAGGTGATGTACTGAGATTGATAAGAAAATGAAGGTAAAACAAAACACATGTCATCATTATTCAAATTACACACTTAATCACCGAAACCCCCGGCGGAAGAGGATGACATTTCTTATGAACTTTTTGTctgtattattttgatttttcttttccaCATATAGATTTTCTTTCAAAGGAACAGATTCACAAATGCTAGcttggtatattttttttatcaatttagaATTTGAAAGGATTTGTATTAAAGTGAAAAATCCACTGTTACTCTTGCATGAATTCTAGAACTTTTTAAAGAATATTTGTTAAACTATTTTGAGATTCActattattagaaaaaaaattagttgtgAATTTTAAGATTCTTCTAGTCATTTTAAAATGTTGGAGTGGAGTTTGTtagttaataaaattaaaatcttgaaactcaTAGTTTGAGAT
Above is a window of Brassica napus cultivar Da-Ae chromosome A10, Da-Ae, whole genome shotgun sequence DNA encoding:
- the LOC106419503 gene encoding folylpolyglutamate synthase isoform X1 — protein: MFAVSLVPRTTSCRLTSAFLCHLSIPFLPPSPRLHHLHYYHQQPHLPSLSSSSSSQFQIRSFTKQIDMAAPVMKQKTGGDSYEEALAALSSLITKRSRADKSNKGDRFELVFDYLKLLDLEEDMLKMKVIHVAGTKGKGSTCAFTESILRSYGFRTGLFTSPHLIDVRERFRLDGVDISEEKFLGYFWWCYNRLKERTTEEIPMPTYFRFLALLAFKIFAAEEVDAAILEVGLGGKFDATNAVEKPVVCGISSLGYDHMEILGDTLGKIAGEKAGIFKLGVPAFTVPQPDEAMRVLEEKASELDVSLEVVQPLTAKQLNGQKLGLDGEHQYFNARLAVSLASTWLQQIGKIEVPSMTQMSILPEKFIKGLATASLQGRAQVVPDQFIESRTSGDLVFYLDGAHSPESMEVCAKWFSDAVKGDNRSESSGHLVNGSSGSSHDKSSVEENCQQILLFNCMSVRDPNLLLPHLRNTCATHGVHFKKALFVPNMSVYHKVGTAADLPENDPQVDLSWQMTLQKVWESLVNSEDNESSGKSEVFTSLPMAIKWLRDSVHESSSGTRVQVLVTGSLHLVGDVLRLIRK
- the LOC106419503 gene encoding folylpolyglutamate synthase isoform X3, which translates into the protein MFAVSLVPRTTSCRLTSAFLCHLSIPFLPPSPRLHHLHYYHQQPHLPSLSSSSQFQIRSFTKQIDMAAPVMKQKTGGDSYEEALAALSSLITKRSRADKSNKGDRFELVFDYLKLLDLEEDMLKMKVIHVAGTKGKGSTCAFTESILRSYGFRTGLFTSPHLIDVRERFRLDGVDISEEKFLGYFWWCYNRLKERTTEEIPMPTYFRFLALLAFKIFAAEEVDAAILEVGLGGKFDATNAVEKPVVCGISSLGYDHMEILGDTLGKIAGEKAGIFKLGVPAFTVPQPDEAMRVLEEKASELDVSLEVVQPLTAKQLNGQKLGLDGEHQYFNARLAVSLASTWLQQIGKIEVPSMTQMSILPEKFIKGLATASLQGRAQVVPDQFIESRTSGDLVFYLDGAHSPESMEVCAKWFSDAVKGDNRSESSGHLVNGSSGSSHDKSSVEENCQQILLFNCMSVRDPNLLLPHLRNTCATHGVHFKKALFVPNMSVYHKVGTAADLPENDPQVDLSWQMTLQKVWESLVNSEDNESSGKSEVFTSLPMAIKWLRDSVHESSSGTRVQVLVTGSLHLVGDVLRLIRK
- the LOC106419503 gene encoding folylpolyglutamate synthase isoform X2 → MFAVSLVPRTTSCRLTSAFLCHLSIPFLPPSPRLHHLHYYHQQPHLPSLSSSSSQFQIRSFTKQIDMAAPVMKQKTGGDSYEEALAALSSLITKRSRADKSNKGDRFELVFDYLKLLDLEEDMLKMKVIHVAGTKGKGSTCAFTESILRSYGFRTGLFTSPHLIDVRERFRLDGVDISEEKFLGYFWWCYNRLKERTTEEIPMPTYFRFLALLAFKIFAAEEVDAAILEVGLGGKFDATNAVEKPVVCGISSLGYDHMEILGDTLGKIAGEKAGIFKLGVPAFTVPQPDEAMRVLEEKASELDVSLEVVQPLTAKQLNGQKLGLDGEHQYFNARLAVSLASTWLQQIGKIEVPSMTQMSILPEKFIKGLATASLQGRAQVVPDQFIESRTSGDLVFYLDGAHSPESMEVCAKWFSDAVKGDNRSESSGHLVNGSSGSSHDKSSVEENCQQILLFNCMSVRDPNLLLPHLRNTCATHGVHFKKALFVPNMSVYHKVGTAADLPENDPQVDLSWQMTLQKVWESLVNSEDNESSGKSEVFTSLPMAIKWLRDSVHESSSGTRVQVLVTGSLHLVGDVLRLIRK